Proteins from one Podospora pseudocomata strain CBS 415.72m chromosome 4, whole genome shotgun sequence genomic window:
- a CDS encoding hypothetical protein (COG:D; EggNog:ENOG503NVFY; BUSCO:EOG092618UZ), translating to MAAQWPPRSPREALLSTPGGREKLRRLADRSSPSPSPSKLRNSRSQPSLGMGEQPMYDGAMDLDDDEEDEEMLQLKLQAIQAKLKLKKLQAARAHKKASSLSEPGPQNGGAVGAGVTREIPFQSRLALARERIERPPTQAPVEVPASPVRKSATMSNLDASPKRVLLGIDKGRKATEMSLKRPASQRQLGTNNHQQTQSGSGMSNFPRRAKSPEAARPLSFNERLASARTEEAARQEQAKRVQKARSTAFSIGRQEMEEYKAKAEDLPEVPYKPDELSRDQLLSALGRTNSTATAPTGAPTGYLRRSRTASDLRNTITTKNPNADSSDLFLGPSSVSSSFSAPNNNNNNNASDSSFEIFSSFHLSKRILPHPVLARAVSSKKIYQLKDLLKHVKAPDWSLPDVESDIVVFAILASKSDPRSHRPGPSGTQSDRGKYMVLTLVDLQFEVELFLFNSGFDRFYKLTPGTVVAILNPSVLPPPKGREDTGRFGLVINSDEDTILEVGKARDLGYCKSVKKDGQLCNGWVNGRRTEYCEFHTNEAVRKARGGRMELNNTVGSGMDGAKKANSREWYGKKEKDVNQGYDRFTGTKYFVSRGTADGDDGDEMGMADRVERQEALKRRLLKREKERDIARQLGSWGGGAGKDYMSRAAGKGGQGGGSFTSSTVGSSQTQPQTGSSVNVSGSFGSTVGTSFGSLDGGAVMGSQQRERRYDAAALGLTGRRGQDAPKVELGPVKRKRPVSSASSSTVSTMSASVQGVAEKAQPKVALGWGSGLTTKLGRMREGERLDGRKMEVETLIAASRAARDDKSPVRKKTRFVTEKGIREAGRDSLGEGLGVSVGSGTALPAASVLSRSRRRVMLDDDDDDDLIIVK from the exons ATGGCCGCCCAGTGGCCCCCGAGATCGCCCCGCGAAGCCCTCCTCAGCACTCCCGGCGGACGAGAAAAACTGCGTCGCTTGGCTGACcgctcctctccctcaccatcaccctccaaacTCCGAAACTCGCGATCGCAACCATCCCTGGGAATGGGCGAACAACCAATGTACGACGGCGCAATGGAcctggacgacgacgaggaggatgaggagatgttGCAGCTCAAGCTTCAGGCGATTCAGGCAAAgctgaagctgaagaagctcCAGGCGGCAAGGGCACACAAAAAAGCGTCTTCCCTGTCAGAACCTGGGCCACAAAATGGAGGAGCAGTTGGAGCAGGCGTTACGAGAGAGATTCCCTTTCAGTCAAGACTGGCATTGGCCCGGGAAAGGATTGAAAGACCACCAACACAAGCCCCTGTTGAAGTTCCAGCTTCGCCGGTCCGGAAGTCGGCGACAATGTCGAATCTGGACGCCTCTCCGAAACGAGTTCTGCTAGGCATTGACAAGGGACGAAAAGCAACCGAGATGTCACTGAAGCGACCGGCAAGTCAGAGGCAGTTGggaaccaacaaccaccagcaGACCCAGAGCGGGAGCGGCATGTCCAACTTTCCCCGGCGCGCGAAATCACCAGAAGCCGCCCGCCCTCTCAGTTTCAACGAGCGTCTTGCTTCAGCCAGGACAGAGGAAGCCGCCCGTCAGGAACAAGCGAAGAGAGTCCAAAAAGCGAGGAGCACAGCGTTCAGCATTGGCAGGCAGGAAATGGAGGAGTATAAAGCCAAAGCGGAGGACTTGCCAGAGGTGCCGTATAAGCCGGATGAGCTCTCGCGAGATCAGCTGTTGTCTGCGCTTGGGAGAACAAACAGCACTGCCACTGCGCCTACCGGTGCACCGACGGGATACCTGAGGAGAAGTCGGACTGCTTCTGACTTGcgcaacaccatcaccacgaaGAACCCAAATGCAGACTCGTCAGACTTGTTTCTTGGCCCGTCATCAGTCAGCTCGTCGTTTTCTGCCCCg aacaacaacaacaacaacaacgcgAGTGACTCGTCTTTCGAGATCTTTTCTAGCTTTCACCTCTCTAAACGGATATTACCCCACCCTgttttggcgagggcggttTCGTCAAAGAAGATATACCAGCTTAAAGACCTACTCAAGCACGTCAAGGCCCCTGATTGGAGTCTGCCGGATGTAGAGTCGGATATTGTCGTGTTTGCGATTTTGGCATCGAAATCCGACCCGAGGTCTCACCGGCCCGGACCGAGCGGGACGCAGTCTGATAGGGGGAAGTACATGGTGCTCACGTTGGTTGATTTGCAGTTTGAGGTCGAGCTGTTTCTCTTCAACAGCGGGTTTGACCGGTTCTACAAACTGACGCCcgggacggtggtggcgatTCTGAACCCGAGTGttttgccgccgccgaaggggagggaggatacGGGGAGGTTTGGGCTGGTGATTAATAGTGATGAGGATACGATCTTGGAGGtggggaaggcgagggattTGGGGTACTGCAAGTcggtgaagaaggatggGCAGCTTTGTAATGGGTGGGTgaatgggaggaggacggagTATTGTGAGTTTCATACGAACGAGGCGGTTAGGAAGGctaggggggggaggatggagttGAACAATACTGTTGGGAGCGGGATGGATGGGGCGAAGAAGGCTAATTCGAGGGAGTGGTatgggaagaaggaaaaggatgTGAACCAGGGGTATGATAGGTTTACGGGGACGAAGTATTTTGTCAGTAGGGGGAcggcggatggggatgatggggatgagatggggatggcagATCGAgtggagaggcaggaggcgctgaagaggaggttgttgaagagggagaaggagagggatatTGCGAGGCAgttggggagttgggggggtggggcgGGGAAGGATTACATGAGTAGGGCCgctggaaagggggggcaaggaggggggagttttACTAGTTCGACTGTTGGGTCTTCACAAACACAACCGCAGACGGGGAGCTCGGTGAATGTGAGTGGGAGCTTTGGGTCGACGGTGGGGACGAGTTTTGGGAGTTTGGATGGGGGGGCTGTGATGGGGAGTcagcagagggagaggaggtatGATGCTGCCGCGTTGGggttgacggggaggagagggcaggACGCGCCGAAGGTGGAGCTGGGTCCtgtcaagaggaagagaccGGTGTCTTCGGCCAGTAGCTCGACGGTTAGTACTATGAGTGCGAGTGTCCAGGGGGTGGCGGAGAAGGCACAGCCAAAGGTGGCGTTGGGATGGGGATCGGGGTTGACGACGAaattggggaggatgagggagggggaacgCCTAGATGGGAGAAAAATGGAAGTGGAAACGTTGATTGCTGCTTCCAGGGCAGCGAGAGACGACAAATCTCCAGTCAGAAAAAAGACGAGATTTGTAACGGAGAAGGGGATACGAGAGGCGGGGAGGGATAGTTTAGGagaagggttgggggtttcGGTTGGCAGTGGGACGGCTTTGCCAGCGGCGAGTGTgttgagcaggagcaggaggcgggtgatgttggatgatgatgatgacgatgatttgATTATTGTCAAGTga
- the dna2 gene encoding DNA replication endonuclease-helicase Dna2 (EggNog:ENOG503NVHU; COG:L): MPGQMLEGQHGSMAARQHTRPRRVPSKCVVEKGTFFPRSPGHQDKPQTGPVDSIARYFEPGFAPYTFASPFWSSIRFVLPTSALCFFLVFIYIIHVVTPLPHDTMPPLQKSYSDSNKLPSKRSQWQRSKTHPNPAPPRPALRVSSKTKTKLKAFQFDAKDCESAPESDSTVDFLKKEEIVDSIPQVAPQSSPSLDDVPKAAPKADQEDSPSERLMWANDINPHESGISTILLYQNRKRRARSSSPVSSPITKGTTPAAGVRKTYQGLGPLRDDPTSALWGSYNIIGTDASPSRLANPSPADLMVSSSPRPARDGMAPGSQRSLRKTLSLGRNWPKRRKLGGLDETELGTRTNASQSKSVMVEEMLKTVGGELSRSFEVQARKSSSQGSQTVDTSRSRSPSREPPASSPLAQKLSRVAPDGAPARSKTSSDYGDDDFDDDTLMELDATILPTKEVDPPREEVPSAKPQPKSAADEFDDDEFDDFDVDFLEGAENLITQIEAQHASQSQTPAQQQAQPVLDDGGGDDDDDAYGGGFDDDDFDDADFDAMELAATQGASAHALPTHPSQKPKAIQRYLITNVLESSYVDDRGRESEEKVLWVEHEGTKTTYMVHLRGDWVDTQANPKAYVHIIGDFEPSRRCIIDNNHNIIILHPDQLISSTVIADSFTCMRRAVLQDRVKATSEATPALVYGTILHEVFQAALMANEWTMDYLRDVIDKTLQKHLEDIYVIKVSMDDARNHLVSKMPELRSWAQAFVSAAPQANANVQGRNGEKVNMCVSKLLDVEEHVWSPMYGLKGNIDATVQVTMREGNVSQTLTVPFEVKTGKNATANHQAQTVLYNLLLSDRYDIEIAYGILYYMETSQTLRIPAIRHELRHMIMQRNALACYIRERSVQLPPMKRSKNACERCYAQTSCFIYHKLADGGNGDTSGLNEKFEAAVQHLSPRHQEFFLKWEDLLTKEEKESQKLRRELWTMVSTEREKVGRCFANVIIEEGSAFEDENQAKINRFTYTFIKESPAAGFSFMDSQLQVGEPIVVSDEQGHFALALGYVTAVRKQRISVAVDRRLHNARIRQPGFDEVDNQVFASIMEVAPEGAAPAQSQGKIKEPPIRYRLDKDEFSNGMATVRNNLVQIMTNGSQGFQRIRQLVVDLIPPSFKSAPTQYSVPGKNSLNVDQKAAVEKVMSAKDYALVLGMPGTGKTTTIAHIIRALIGQGKTLLLTSYTHTAVDNILLKLKDDKIPILRLGAPAKVHPEVRDFVTLASQPMSSFDEIRRTWHGTPVVATTCLGVNHPVFNERVFDYCIVDEASQITLPICLGPIRMARTFVLVGDHNQLPPLVQNNEARIGGLDVSLFKLLSDAHPSSVVNLEHQYRMSEDIMTLSNTLIYKGRLKCGTESLRNAELHVPHIETLKQRHHDAETFSQKPPAGTHCCPAPKPNSCWLHDLITPSTRVKFINTDLLPDSQEQAKGNRIVNPTEAKIITQLVDSLVLCGVPAEEIGVMTHYRSQLALLKYHLRGSTGGRDVEMHTADRFQGRDKSVILLSLVRSNDSGSIGELLKDWRRINVAFTRAKVKLLVVGSKKTLLGEGSEQQQGQEGEKDMIKRFVELMVQRQWVYDLGREQFEGHYFSFVEDYLSPAKGRTPVRRSAVVKKMVEESPLKGRKLMERFVAGGLGVNRVGDRNKENVRGGVSKQPTMGRKRIGERMLTKGGPVVRDILNELMG; encoded by the exons ATGCCTGGCCAAATGTTAGAGGGGCAGCATGGCAGCATGGCGGCACGTCAACACACGCGACCCCGACGCGTACCGTCTAAGTGCGTCGTCGAAAAAGGCACTTTCTTCCCCCGGTCTCCAGGCCACCAGGACAAGCCACAGACAGGTCCTGTCGACTCAATTGCTAGATACTTTGAACCTGGCTTTGCTCCATACACTTTTGCATCTCCATTTTGGTCCTCCATTCGTTTTGTCTTGCCCACTTCCGCACTGTGTTTTTTTCTGGTCTTTATTTATATCATCCATGTGGTGACGCCCCTACCACACGATACCATGCCTCCACTACAGAAGTCCTATTCGGACAGCAACAAGTTACCCTCCAAG CGATCGCAATGGCAAAGATCGAAGACGCACCCCAACCCTGCTCCACCCAGACCTGCCCTCCGGGTCTCCTCCAAAACAAAGACCAAGCTCAAGGCATTTCAGTTTGATGCCAAAGACTGCGAGTCAGCCCCCGAGTCCGATTCTACCGTCGACTTCCTCAAGAAAGAAGAGATCGTCGACTCGATTCCACAAGTAGCTCCTCAGTCCTCGCCTTCCCTGGATGACGTCCCAAAAGCCGCCCCAAAAGCCGACCAAGAGGACTCCCCTAGCGAACGGCTGATGTGGGCAAACGACATTAACCCCCACGAATCTGGAATATCGACTATACTACTCTATCAAAATCGGAAAAGGCGTGCTAGAAGCTCGTCACCAGTCTCTTCGCCCATCACCAAGGGTACCACACCCGCCGCTGGTGTCAGGAAGACCTACCAAGGCCTCGGACCTCTTCGTGACGACCCAACATCAGCGCTCTGGGGTTCCTACAACATTATTGGGACAGACGCTAGTCCATCTCGCCTTGCGAATCCATCACCTGCCGATCTGATGGTGTCTTCGTCTCCTCGCCCCGCCCGGGATGGGATGGCACCTGGCAGCCAACGGTCTTTGAGGAAAACACTCAGTCTGGGTCGGAACTGGCCCAAGAGACGGAAGCTTGGGGGACTGGACGAAACAGAGCTTGGCACCCGAACGAACGCCTCACAGTCCAAATCGGTCATGGTTGAAGAAATGTTGAAAaccgttggtggtgagcttaGTAGATCATTCGAGGTCCAAGCCCGAAAGTCGTCCTCACAAGGATCGCAAACTGTCGACACCAGCAGAAGCCGATCTCCTTCACGAGAACCTCCTGCAAGTTCTCCACTCGCCCAGAAGCTCTCCAGAGTCGCCCCGGACGGCGCCCCCGCAAGAAGTAAGACTTCCTCGGACTACGGCGATGATGATTTCGACGATGATACTCTCATGGAGCTTGACGCTACAATACTTCCTACGAAAGAGGTCGACCCTCCAAGGGAGGAAGTCCCAAGCGCCAAACCACAGCCAAAATCCGCAGCTGACGAattcgacgacgacgagtttGATGATTTTGATGTGGATTTTTTGGAGGGCGCAGAAAATCTCATTACACAAATAGAAGCACAACATGCTTCCCAAAGTCAAACCCCagcgcagcagcaagcccagCCCGTTCTTGATGAcggtgggggggatgatgatgatgatgcatATGGGGGTGGctttgatgacgatgattttgatgatgccgaCTTTGATGCAATGGAGCTAGCCGCCACACAAGGGGCATCTGCCCACGCCCTGCCAACACAT CCAAGCCAAAAGCCAAAAGCTATCCAGAGGTATTTGATTACAAATGTGCTGGAGAGCTCCTATGTCGATGACCGTGGACGTGAATCCGAGGAAAAG GTCCTTTGGGTAGAGCATGAGGGCACCAAGACGACATACATGGTCCATCTCAGGGGTGACTGGGTTGATACGCAGGCTAACCCCAAAGCCTATGTTCATATCATTGGTGATTTTGAGCCTTCTCGCCGATGCATCAtcgacaacaaccacaacatcatcattttGCACCCAGACCAGCTCATTTCCTCGACAGTGATTGCGGATTCTTTCACGTGCATGCGACGTGCTGTCCTCCAGGATCGCGTCAAGGCAACCAGCGAAGCGACGCCTGCTCTGGTCTATGGTACCATTCTCCACGAGGTGTTTCAGGCGGCTCTGATGGCCAACGAATGGACTATGGACTATCTACGGGATGTCATCGACAAGACGCTCCAGAAGCACCTGGAGGATATCTACGTCATCAAGGTCAGCATGGACGATGCCCGCAATCATCTTGTTTCGAAGATGCCGGAGCTCAGGTCCTGGGCCCAGGCATTTGTTTCTGCGGCACCCCAGGCGAATGCCAACGTTCAAGGACGAAACGGCGAAAAGGTTAACATGTGTGTCAGCAAGCTTTTGGATGTTGAGGAGCATGTCTGGTCTCCCATGTATGGCCTCAAAGGCAACATTGATGCGACAGTGCAGGTCACAATGCGCGAAGGCAATGTCTCACAGACGTTGACTGTACCTTTTGAGGTCAAGACCGGAAAGAacgccaccgccaaccatcAGGCTCAAACCGTCTTGTACAATCTGTTGTTGTCGGATCGATACGATATTGAAATCGCCTACGGTATTCTGTACTATATGGAGACGTCGCAGACTCTCCGAATTCCCGCCATCAGACATGAGCTTCGGCATATGATTATGCAGCGCAACGCGCTGGCCTGTTATATCCGCGAAAGAAGTGTTCAGCTACCGCCCATGAAGAGAAGCAAGAATGCTTGCGAAAGATGTTATGCTCAGACGTCCTGTTTCATCTACCATAAGCTTGCCGATGGTGGAAATGGCGACACGAGTGGGCTGAACGAGAAATTCGAGGCTGCCGTTCAACATCTTTCTCCGAGGCATCAAGAGTTCTTTTTGAAGTGGGAGGATCTCTTGaccaaggaagaaaaggaaagtcAGAAACTCCGCCGCGAGCTTTGGACTATGGTCAGCACCGAACGCGAGAAGGTCGGTCGATGTTTTGCTAATGTCATCATCGAGGAGGGCTCGGcgtttgaggatgagaaccAGGCCAAGATTAACCGGTTCACGTACACGTTTATCAAGGAGAGTCCGGCGGCTGGGTTTTCTTTCATGGACTCGCAGCTTCAGGTTGGAGAGCCGATTGTTGTGTCTGACGAGCAGGGGCATTTCGCGCTTGCGTTGGGGTACGTGACGGCTGTGAGGAAGCAAAGGATTAGCGTGGCGGTTGACAGGAGATTACATAATGCCCGCATTCGACAGCCTGGGTTCGACGAGGTGGATAATCAGGTGTTTGCGAGTATCATGGAGGTGGCGCCCGAGGGGGCAGCTCCGGCACAAAGTCAGGGGAAGATCAAAGAGCCCCCTATTCGGTACAGACTCGACAAGGACGAGTTCAGCAACGGAATGGCGACGGTGCGGAATAATCTTGTTCAGATCATGACGAATGGTTCTCAGGGCTTTCAGCGGATACGTCAGCTTGTGGTAGATTTGATACCCCCCAGCTTCAAGTCTGCTCCCACTCAGTATTCCGTTCCGGGCAAGAACAGCTTGAACGTCGACCAAAAGGCAGCCGTGGAGAAGGTGATGAGTGCCAAGGACTACGCTTTGGTTCTGGGCATGCCCGGTACGGGCAAAACCACTACCATCGCGCACATCATCCGGGCTCTCATCGGTCAAGGCAAGACGCTTCTTCTGACGTCGTACACCCACACCGCTGTGGACAATATTCTCCTCAAGCTGAAAGACGATAAAATCCCCATCCTGCGTCTGGGAGCGCCAGCCAAGGTTCACCCCGAGGTTCGTGACTTTGTTACTCTCGCCAGTCAACCCATGTCCTCGTTTGACGAGATCCGCAGAACCTGGCATGGCACCCCTGTGGTGGCCACCACCTGTCTAGGCGTCAACCATCCCGTCTTCAACGAGCGGGTATTCGACTATTGTATTGTGGACGAAGCATCTCAGATCACCCTGCCCATCTGCCTTGGCCCGATCAGAATGGCCCGCACTTTTGTTCTCGTCGGTGATCACAACCAACTCCCGCCTCTGGTCCAAAACAACGAGGCCCGGATTGGTGGTCTTGATGTCTCCCTCTTCAAACTCCTCTCCGACGCCCACCCATCCTCAGTGGTCAATCTCGAGCATCAATACCGCATGTCAGAAGACATCATGACCCTTTCCAACACGCTCATCTACAAAGGCAGACTCAAATGCGGGACTGAATCCCTCCGCAACGCGGAACTTCACGTTCCTCATATCGAAACCTTGAAGCAGCGGCATCATGACGCGGAGACCTTCTCTCAGAAACCCCCCGCCGGTACCCACTGCTGCCCTGCGCCAAAACCAAACAGCTGCTGGCTACACGATCTCATCACACCCTCCACCCGCGTCAAGTTTATCAACACTGATCTCCTCCCCGATAGCCAGGAGCAAGCAAAAGGCAACCGCATCGTCAACCCCACCGAAGCCAAAATCATCACCCAGCTGGTCGATTCCCTTGTTTTGTGCGGTGTCCCCGCGGAAGAAATCGGAGTAATGACTCACTACCGCTCTCAGCTCGCGCTGCTGAAGTACCACCTGAGGGGAAGCACCGGGGGGAGAGATGTCGAGATGCACACCGCCGATCGTTTTCAAGGTCGGGACAAGTCTGTTATTTTACTTTCTCTCGTCCGCAGCAATGACTCTGGCTCCATTGGCGAGTTGTTGAaggattggaggaggatcaATGTTGCGTTTACCAGGGCGAAGGTCAAGTTATTGGTGGTAGGGAGTAAGAAGACgcttttgggggaggggtcagagcaacaacagggacaagaaggggagaaggaCATGATCAAGCGGTTTGTGGAGTTGATGGTGCAGAGGCAGTGGGTGTatgatttggggagggagcagTTTGAGGGGCATTATTTTTCGTTTGTGGAGGATTATTTGAGTCCGGCGAAGGGGAGGAcgccggtgaggaggtcggcggtggtgaagaagatggtggaggagagtccgttgaaggggaggaagttgatggagaggtttgttgctggggggttgggggtgaatAGGGTCGGGGATAGGAATAAGGAGAATGTCAGGGGGGGGGTGTCGAAGCAGCCGacgatggggaggaagaggattggggagaggatgttGACTAAGggggggccggtggtgagggatatTTTGAATGAGTTGATGGGTTAG